Proteins encoded in a region of the Oncorhynchus clarkii lewisi isolate Uvic-CL-2024 chromosome 18, UVic_Ocla_1.0, whole genome shotgun sequence genome:
- the LOC139372754 gene encoding G-protein coupled receptor 20 — MEILMSLVVNATPEDINSTSNPQRGVPYLKKLAHLDEGMYEEFYGLWVTLMVVNTLMFVVGVVLNSLALYIFCLPSQISSAPVVYTINLAVADLLVALSLPARIALYHSGGGCLACSYVHTFSYFVNMYCSILFLTSICVDRYIAVVWAGAGRRWRSPGVAKGVSVGIWLLAVVVTYSFQTTELEIKATSCCRLTALFALSFLEFLLPLVVIVTFTLRVACALTDPRLMPQSQGRRARAVRLLVAVLVVFSICFMPFHVRQALVYFRMGGDRAQQVLAYHATVTLSSLNSCLDPVVYCLVTDSFRSAMRRACRKRPGAEAERTSGGDVASGLRSSKGSGTAMAIAHSVATLTLTPCTQQQREMSA; from the exons ATGGAGATTCTCATGTCCTTGGTGGTCAATGCAACACCTGAAGATATAAACAGTACTTCCAACCCTCAGAGGGGGGTGCCCTACCTGAAGAAACTAGCCCACCTGGACGAGGGCATGTACGAGGAGTTCTACGGCCTGTGGGTGACACTGATGGTGGTCAACACCCTGATGTTCGTGGTGGGTGTGGTCCTTAACAGCCTGGCCCTCTACATCTTCTGCCTGCCCTCCCAGATTTCCTCCGCCCCTGTGGTCTATACCATCAACCTGGCGGTGGCTGACCTGTTGGTGGCGCTCTCGCTCCCTGCCCGTATTGCCCTCTACCACAGCGGTGGAGGGTGTCTGGCCTGCTCCTACGTTCACACGTTCAGCTACTTTGTCAACATGTACTGCAGCATCCTCTTCCTCACCAGTATCTGCGTGGACCGCTATATAGCCGTGGTGTGGGCCGGGGCCGGGCGCCGCTGGAGGAGCCCTGGGGTCGCTAAGGGAGTCAGTGTGGGGATCTGGCTCCTCGCCGTGGTGGTCACCTACTCCTTCCAGACCACGGAGCTGGAGATCAAGGCCACGTCATGCTGCCGACTCACCGCCCTCTTTGCCCTGTCCTTCCTGGAGTTCCTGCTCCCCCTGGTGGTCATCGTGACATTCACACTCAGGGTGGCATGCGCCCTAACCGACCCCAGGCTGATGCCTCAGAGCCAAGGCCGGAGGGCCAGAGCAGTCAGGCTCCTGGTGGCTGTCTTGGTTGTCTTCTCCATCTGCTTCATGCCCTTCCACGTGCGCCAGGCGTTGGTGTATTTCCGGATGGGGGGTGACAGAGCACAGCAGGTGTTGGCGTACCATGCCACTGTGACCCTCAGCAGCCTCAACAGCTGCCTGGACCCAGTGGTCTATTGCTTGGTGACGGACAGCTTCCGCTCGGCCATGCGCCGGGCCTGCAGGAAGAGgccaggg GCGGAGGCAGAGAGGACCAGTGGAGGGGATGTTGCCAGTGGACTAAGGAGTTCAAAAGGATCAGGGACAGCCATGGCTATCGCTCACAGTGTGGCCACATTGACTCTCACCCCCTGCACCCAGCAACAGAGGGAGATGTCTGCATAG